In Streptomyces sp. RFCAC02, the following proteins share a genomic window:
- the fxsA gene encoding FxSxx-COOH cyclophane-containing RiPP peptide, protein MTTSYRHTAPGTAATGAGAHPPDLPGAPGLSDRSGLPDVLGLSLAELRRLDHPVLSEVLDDLRDRVVRQREGLWGFTQFSQFDQAMPDV, encoded by the coding sequence ATGACGACGAGCTACCGGCACACGGCGCCCGGCACCGCCGCCACGGGCGCCGGTGCGCATCCGCCCGACCTGCCCGGTGCCCCCGGCCTCTCCGACCGGTCCGGCCTCCCGGACGTGCTGGGCCTCAGCCTCGCCGAGCTGCGGCGGCTCGACCACCCGGTGCTCAGCGAAGTCCTCGACGACCTGCGGGACCGCGTGGTGCGGCAGCGCGAAGGGCTGTGGGGATTCACGCAGTTCAGCCAGTTCGACCAGGCGATGCCCGACGTCTGA
- a CDS encoding SAV_2336 N-terminal domain-related protein — MSEPDGPPGATPFAALIGALRGARLDPEWFEVADALWLAQYCGPLPSGARDGEGPAAGDPAGRGAPPLPGPRTAAENGHRPTLDSRRSAGPPEPAERPVPLHAARPGTGAAESAARAAAVAVGVPAARTLPGPLGLERALRPLQRYRPPGRPPRRSASPDLDERKTVERTARAGGLLMPAFRDDTRGHTELQLLMDAAPAMRIWQRMLGELAEVFTRLGAFRDLQVHYLHQSPDGAPATSSRFDPAGAVLRPARQLQDPTGRRLTVVVSDCTGPLWSSGGAHRLLHGLARYAPVAVVQPLPQRLWARTRLPASAGMLRREEGWPAAARLRFTADATGYPSPAPPGAVPIPVLPPAPAALGAWAALLCGPGPDATRAAVGWVRADQPPAPVRRSGGPPPTAAAMVARFRAGASPGAAQLAVYLAAAPLFLPVMQLVQRTMLPDSGPAELSEVLLSGLVRRPGDDRDDRWYVFADGVQDHLLADLGHDEALLVLKHCSAYVEQRFGRGGPNFPALALAQLSGGERVAVVPPPAPGAVVEGPAGHRLTQPFAEVAARVLRRFLPETQSAAPPPGASPVTGPQAAVREARRLAGRFAEDGKVQHQLDAVRLLRQAAEAQRARGGGTDPELWSELAEQLLSLWRVQRDGELLAEARAAATTAAAFPGSVRARTALARVLHAAAAERRAEGDSAGALELWQRADREFAAVCATPGLDRAAALGVTLERVQVLEEQWRLGGDTALLQESVGTVEAVADAWPPGEPQPSGLPLAHGRALLRLAGAAHDTELARVYAGQAAGSLRRGGWALESEHAPAGERVAALLDLVDALLLTAADWPAAQEPIAQAARLATDPVQRAGCLIRAGRLAVRRFEADGLPAHLEEAAARFGAAGGTVSRDRPEYSDLIEEWGVTLLRRAALPDGDPFVSRAVRVLRDCRMETPGGHARLSYRLLTLGRALMVRYRATEDLVDLREAEHLFNRSVHQAGTSVGRACAWFELGETHRRAYRHTRRPERLEQAADAYRRAASEARTAREEPASDGGSPDEAIRLAARALHQRGVVFEVARRPLAAADAYRSALELWHLLPDGAAAGEPTRTRLAGLRGER, encoded by the coding sequence ATGTCGGAACCGGACGGCCCCCCCGGCGCGACCCCGTTCGCGGCCCTGATCGGCGCCCTGCGCGGCGCGCGCCTCGACCCGGAGTGGTTCGAGGTCGCCGACGCGCTCTGGCTCGCGCAGTACTGCGGTCCGCTCCCGTCCGGTGCGCGGGACGGGGAGGGGCCTGCAGCCGGCGACCCCGCCGGGCGGGGCGCGCCGCCGCTGCCAGGCCCGCGCACGGCCGCGGAGAACGGCCACCGGCCCACGCTCGACTCGCGGCGTTCGGCCGGCCCCCCGGAGCCCGCCGAACGCCCGGTGCCCCTGCACGCCGCGCGGCCCGGCACCGGGGCGGCGGAGTCCGCCGCGCGGGCCGCCGCCGTCGCGGTGGGCGTCCCGGCCGCCAGGACCCTGCCGGGACCCCTCGGGCTCGAACGCGCCCTCCGACCCCTCCAGCGGTACCGGCCGCCCGGCCGGCCGCCGCGCCGCTCCGCATCCCCCGACCTGGACGAACGCAAGACCGTGGAACGCACTGCCCGCGCCGGCGGGCTCCTGATGCCGGCCTTCCGAGACGACACACGGGGCCACACCGAACTGCAGCTCCTCATGGACGCGGCGCCCGCCATGCGGATCTGGCAGCGCATGCTCGGCGAGCTGGCCGAGGTCTTCACCCGGCTCGGCGCGTTCCGCGACCTCCAGGTGCACTACCTGCACCAGTCGCCCGACGGCGCGCCCGCGACGAGCAGCCGCTTCGACCCGGCGGGCGCCGTGCTGCGGCCCGCGCGCCAGCTCCAGGACCCCACCGGGCGGCGCCTCACCGTGGTCGTGAGCGACTGCACCGGGCCGCTGTGGAGCAGCGGCGGCGCGCACCGGCTGTTGCACGGCCTGGCACGGTACGCGCCGGTCGCCGTCGTCCAGCCGTTGCCGCAGCGCCTGTGGGCGAGGACGCGGCTGCCGGCGTCCGCCGGGATGCTGCGGCGCGAGGAGGGGTGGCCGGCCGCGGCGCGGCTGCGGTTCACGGCCGACGCCACCGGCTACCCGTCGCCGGCGCCGCCCGGCGCGGTGCCGATCCCCGTGCTGCCGCCCGCGCCGGCCGCGCTCGGCGCGTGGGCCGCGCTCCTGTGCGGGCCGGGCCCCGACGCCACCCGCGCGGCCGTCGGCTGGGTCCGCGCCGACCAGCCGCCCGCGCCCGTCCGCAGGTCAGGCGGGCCGCCGCCGACGGCCGCCGCGATGGTGGCGCGGTTCCGCGCCGGCGCGTCGCCGGGTGCGGCGCAGCTCGCCGTCTACCTGGCGGCGGCGCCGCTGTTCCTGCCGGTGATGCAGCTCGTCCAGCGCACCATGCTGCCCGACTCGGGGCCGGCCGAGCTGTCCGAGGTGCTGCTCAGCGGCCTCGTGCGCCGCCCCGGGGACGACCGCGACGACCGGTGGTACGTCTTCGCCGACGGTGTGCAGGACCATCTGCTCGCCGACCTCGGCCACGACGAGGCGCTCCTCGTCCTCAAGCACTGCTCCGCGTACGTCGAGCAGCGTTTCGGCCGCGGCGGGCCGAACTTCCCCGCCCTCGCCCTCGCCCAGCTCAGCGGCGGCGAGCGGGTGGCCGTCGTGCCGCCGCCGGCACCGGGGGCCGTCGTGGAGGGGCCGGCGGGGCACCGGCTGACGCAGCCGTTCGCCGAGGTCGCCGCCCGGGTCCTGCGCCGTTTCCTGCCGGAGACGCAGAGCGCCGCACCGCCGCCCGGCGCGTCCCCCGTGACCGGGCCGCAGGCCGCCGTGCGCGAGGCGCGGCGGCTGGCCGGGCGGTTCGCCGAGGACGGGAAGGTGCAGCACCAGCTCGACGCCGTACGGCTGTTGCGGCAGGCGGCCGAGGCGCAGCGGGCGCGGGGCGGCGGGACCGACCCGGAGCTGTGGAGCGAGCTGGCCGAGCAGCTCCTGAGCCTGTGGCGGGTGCAGCGTGACGGGGAGCTGCTGGCCGAGGCCAGGGCGGCGGCGACCACCGCCGCCGCGTTCCCCGGCTCGGTCCGTGCCCGCACGGCGCTCGCGCGGGTGCTGCACGCGGCCGCGGCCGAGCGCAGGGCCGAGGGCGACTCGGCCGGTGCCCTGGAGCTGTGGCAGCGTGCCGACCGGGAGTTCGCGGCCGTCTGCGCCACACCGGGGCTCGACCGCGCCGCGGCCCTCGGCGTCACGCTGGAGCGCGTCCAGGTCCTGGAGGAGCAGTGGCGCCTCGGCGGCGACACGGCGCTCCTCCAGGAGAGTGTCGGCACGGTCGAGGCCGTCGCCGACGCGTGGCCGCCGGGGGAGCCGCAGCCCAGCGGCCTGCCCCTCGCCCACGGCCGCGCGCTGCTGCGGCTCGCGGGCGCCGCGCACGACACGGAGCTCGCCCGCGTGTACGCCGGGCAGGCCGCCGGGTCGCTGCGGCGCGGCGGCTGGGCGCTGGAGTCGGAGCACGCCCCGGCCGGGGAGCGCGTCGCCGCGCTCCTCGACCTGGTCGACGCCCTGCTGCTGACCGCCGCCGACTGGCCGGCCGCGCAGGAGCCGATCGCGCAGGCCGCGCGGCTCGCCACCGATCCGGTGCAGCGCGCCGGCTGCCTGATCAGGGCGGGCCGGCTCGCGGTGCGCCGGTTCGAGGCGGACGGGCTGCCGGCCCATCTGGAGGAGGCCGCCGCCCGCTTCGGGGCGGCCGGCGGCACGGTCTCGCGCGACCGCCCCGAGTACAGCGACCTCATCGAGGAGTGGGGCGTCACGCTGCTGCGCCGCGCCGCGCTGCCGGACGGCGATCCGTTCGTCTCGCGCGCGGTCCGGGTGCTGCGCGACTGCCGCATGGAGACGCCGGGCGGGCACGCGCGGCTGTCGTACCGGCTGCTGACGCTGGGCCGCGCCCTCATGGTCCGCTACCGCGCCACCGAGGACCTGGTGGACCTGCGGGAGGCCGAGCACCTGTTCAACCGGTCGGTGCACCAGGCCGGCACCTCGGTCGGGCGGGCCTGCGCCTGGTTCGAGCTGGGGGAGACCCACCGCCGCGCCTACCGTCACACACGGCGCCCCGAGCGTCTCGAACAGGCCGCCGACGCCTACCGCAGGGCCGCGTCCGAGGCCCGCACGGCGCGGGAGGAGCCGGCGTCCGACGGCGGCTCGCCGGACGAGGCGATACGCCTGGCCGCGCGGGCACTGCACCAGCGCGGTGTCGTGTTCGAGGTGGCGCGCCGTCCGCTCGCCGCCGCCGACGCGTACCGGTCGGCCCTGGAGCTGTGGCACCTCCTGCCGGACGGCGCCGCGGCGGGCGAGCCGACCCGCACGCGGCTGGCGGGGCTGCGGGGGGAGCGCTGA
- a CDS encoding HEXXH motif-containing putative peptide modification protein yields MTVTLTEDDVRALGATEGAHDTLARLAAGQHTRRMLLLRVLLDALESAGATTGPAAALARDHARLLENAERAAPDAARRVLFYSLTGPLAERCVKWLQPGAAGAPGDGADAARDLAHLGSLAAAAAARSGLRFTARVPVHDGRVTLPTLGALRCPAPDGTVAELGGDPGHLILTAPGRAPAAVHRDPAGTWHSDDPGWLPLHVLDGGPRTVLLDDLDQGRLADRTGPLDPGERAHWTGLWHGALPLLGLGGAARSAELALLDCIVPLAGPPTGVGTNVGANHASGTSPSAFGAVMASTPPSAAHLAAGLAHELQHAKLAALSALTPLHTADDTCAHWAPWRPDPRPFDGLLHGVYAHLALAGFWQHLALALDDPGERDHAWAAHARCHAQVGAVLPTLRGSRRLTDAGRVFVGALAGRHEQLRDPAPPEGHLVRAAAYVETAHTLWLRRHPRRTVT; encoded by the coding sequence ATGACCGTCACCCTCACCGAGGACGACGTCCGCGCACTCGGCGCGACCGAGGGCGCGCACGACACCCTCGCCCGGCTCGCCGCCGGCCAGCACACGCGGCGGATGCTCCTGCTGCGCGTCCTCCTCGACGCCCTGGAGTCCGCCGGAGCCACCACGGGACCGGCCGCCGCCCTGGCACGCGACCACGCCCGTCTCCTGGAGAACGCCGAGCGCGCCGCCCCGGACGCCGCCCGCCGGGTCCTCTTCTACTCGCTCACCGGACCGCTGGCCGAACGCTGCGTCAAATGGCTCCAGCCCGGCGCGGCCGGCGCCCCGGGCGACGGCGCCGACGCCGCCCGCGACCTCGCGCACCTCGGCTCCCTCGCCGCGGCGGCCGCCGCACGCTCGGGGCTGCGGTTCACCGCCCGCGTCCCCGTCCACGACGGCCGCGTCACCCTGCCGACCCTCGGCGCGCTGCGGTGCCCGGCGCCCGACGGCACCGTCGCCGAACTCGGCGGCGACCCCGGGCACCTGATCCTCACCGCGCCCGGCCGTGCCCCGGCCGCGGTCCACCGCGACCCGGCGGGCACCTGGCACTCCGACGACCCCGGCTGGCTGCCCCTCCACGTCCTCGACGGCGGCCCGCGGACCGTGCTCCTCGACGACCTCGACCAGGGCCGGCTCGCCGACCGGACCGGCCCCCTCGACCCCGGGGAACGCGCCCACTGGACCGGCCTGTGGCACGGCGCCCTGCCCCTCCTCGGCCTCGGCGGCGCCGCCCGCTCCGCCGAACTCGCCCTCCTCGACTGCATCGTGCCCCTCGCGGGACCGCCCACCGGCGTCGGCACCAACGTCGGCGCCAACCACGCCAGCGGCACCAGCCCCAGCGCCTTCGGCGCCGTCATGGCGAGCACCCCGCCGAGCGCCGCCCACCTCGCCGCCGGCCTCGCCCACGAACTGCAGCACGCCAAACTCGCCGCGCTCTCGGCCCTCACGCCCCTCCACACCGCCGACGACACCTGCGCGCACTGGGCGCCCTGGCGCCCCGACCCCCGCCCGTTCGACGGACTGCTCCACGGCGTCTACGCCCACCTCGCCCTCGCCGGCTTCTGGCAGCACCTGGCCCTCGCCCTGGACGACCCCGGCGAACGCGACCACGCCTGGGCCGCCCACGCCCGCTGCCACGCCCAGGTGGGGGCCGTCCTGCCGACCCTGCGCGGCAGCCGCCGCCTCACCGACGCGGGCCGCGTCTTCGTCGGCGCCCTCGCCGGCCGGCACGAACAGCTCCGCGACCCGGCACCCCCCGAGGGGCACCTCGTCCGCGCGGCGGCGTACGTCGAGACGGCGCACACCCTCTGGCTGCGCCGTCATCCCCGACGAACGGTTACGTGA
- a CDS encoding FxsB family cyclophane-forming radical SAM/SPASM peptide maturase yields MPFQQFIVKVNSRCNLACRYCYMYFAADAGWRGRPVTASPGMLRRTAERIAEHAAAHRLPALSLVLHGGEPLLTDPADLGAFVADVRRRVPDGCAVHATVQTNGVLLTEEKLTVLAAHGITVGLSLDGGLARHNRRRVDHAGRPSWPAVERAARLLAEDRHRASWSGALCVIDLADDPAEVYTSLLDLAPPALDFLLPHGNWTHPPDGLPAPADAPAPYGDWLCTVFDLWWHADRRRTRVRLFQECIALILGLPAATESLGLQPFTAVVVETDGAIEQVDSLKTAHDGAAATGLDIFSAPFDAALAHPGVMARQAGRAALAPACLDCALVDVCGGGHYAHRYREGTPDPFRHPSVYCADLQRLIGHISAALHRAVAA; encoded by the coding sequence ATGCCCTTCCAGCAGTTCATCGTCAAGGTCAACAGCCGCTGCAACCTGGCCTGCCGCTACTGCTACATGTACTTCGCCGCCGACGCCGGCTGGCGCGGCCGCCCCGTCACCGCCTCGCCCGGGATGCTGCGCCGCACCGCCGAACGCATCGCCGAGCACGCAGCAGCCCACCGCCTGCCCGCGCTCTCCCTCGTCCTGCACGGCGGCGAGCCCCTCCTCACCGACCCCGCCGACCTCGGCGCCTTCGTCGCCGACGTGCGCCGCCGCGTCCCCGACGGGTGCGCCGTGCACGCCACCGTCCAGACCAACGGGGTCCTGCTCACCGAGGAGAAACTCACCGTCCTCGCCGCCCACGGCATCACGGTCGGCCTCAGCCTCGACGGCGGCCTCGCCCGCCACAACCGCCGGCGCGTCGACCACGCGGGACGCCCCTCCTGGCCCGCCGTCGAACGCGCCGCGCGCCTCCTGGCCGAGGACCGCCACCGCGCCTCCTGGTCCGGGGCCCTCTGCGTCATCGACCTGGCCGACGACCCCGCCGAGGTCTACACCTCGCTGCTGGACCTCGCCCCGCCCGCGCTCGACTTCCTCCTCCCGCACGGGAACTGGACGCATCCGCCCGACGGCCTCCCCGCGCCCGCGGACGCGCCCGCCCCGTACGGGGACTGGCTGTGCACCGTCTTCGACCTGTGGTGGCACGCCGACCGCCGCAGGACGCGCGTCCGTCTCTTCCAGGAGTGCATCGCCCTCATCCTCGGCCTGCCCGCCGCCACGGAGAGCCTGGGCCTCCAGCCGTTCACCGCCGTGGTCGTCGAGACCGACGGCGCCATCGAGCAGGTCGACTCCCTGAAGACCGCCCACGACGGCGCGGCCGCCACCGGCCTCGACATCTTCTCCGCGCCCTTCGACGCCGCCCTCGCCCACCCCGGGGTCATGGCGCGGCAGGCGGGCCGCGCCGCCCTCGCCCCTGCCTGCCTGGACTGCGCCCTCGTCGACGTGTGCGGCGGCGGCCACTACGCCCACCGCTACCGCGAGGGCACCCCCGACCCGTTCCGGCACCCCTCCGTGTACTGCGCCGACCTCCAGCGCCTCATCGGCCACATCTCCGCGGCCCTCCACCGGGCGGTCGCCGCATGA
- the fxsT gene encoding FxSxx-COOH system tetratricopeptide repeat protein, which produces MSSQDHRVTISFAGFNRAWAAWIRDRLERHGFEVAVQRWDPPVGVPLTEALRDLLFLEGRVLVILSDWYFKLGPRTDDEWNAALRSVVAPNAHRFAAVSVSAQEMPRATTAFGGVVELWGTGAREAERRLVKLLGPPPAEKTPTLGGRQGPRFPQEQPHVWGGVPRRNVRFTGRESTMQAVYSTLQRAQSGAGVVTLWGMSGVGKTQIAAEYVHRFQTEYDVVWWVPADQRGILRQRLAALAPDLGLVTGHEYGERLRAVREALRRGRPYSRWLLVLDGADDPAPIADDVPSGPGHVLITSQNRQWEDYNTHLHTVGTYERDESVAFVRRRAPRIDPAEADLLAEALGDLPLALDQTAGWLNDAAMSVRDYVELLRSGTDVEASLRVAPDFPMTYYMAFSILLNRLRETVPEAVDLLRLCSYFAPGAIPVQLVRSVPAADLPERLAELREDPLRWNAAISKLVQYSVIRWEMPEHRTDPEDGTIHLHRMVAQTVQTGMSKADQEQFSRAVRRALAAADPQRFSDTRRWSRFAKIVPHLEASGALRSRHGDMHRLILNCLHYLYNAGEYTSGIQLAQRTEAAWRDVLGSDHPLLWELSSQYATLLRATGAYARTERIDRAVIDHLTAERGPEDLTVLRAQEGLSADLRGLARYAESLRVSRHVEDTYRGLLGDTDPRTLNAQSNVADSLRLLGRWAEAARTDRESLQLRRETLGARHAWSLSSELMYAWDLRLLGRYAEAQSIQEQSVHVHREILGRDHPQTQMAELNLALCLLRSGDRGEAHARLADLLERAERVTGELSPQTQIIATAYSFVQRAHGNLDQARAIGERAMEHYLSTLGAEHPFTIGTTVNHALVLRAAGERQQSHLITEECLADMTSVLGPDHPWTLGVAINASAGRSLEGDVEGAAELSRDTAGRAAAVVGRTHPLYLSAQVAFATDLRSLRLRDEADAVEEDALNGLLTTLGSQHVHTVSARSRVRPYWDFEPLLT; this is translated from the coding sequence GTGAGCAGCCAGGACCACCGGGTGACCATCAGCTTCGCCGGCTTCAACCGGGCCTGGGCCGCCTGGATCCGCGACCGCCTGGAGCGGCACGGCTTCGAGGTGGCCGTCCAGCGCTGGGACCCGCCGGTCGGTGTGCCGCTCACCGAGGCGCTGCGCGACCTGCTGTTCCTGGAGGGCCGCGTTCTCGTCATCCTGTCCGACTGGTACTTCAAGCTCGGCCCGCGCACCGACGACGAGTGGAACGCCGCGCTGCGCTCCGTCGTCGCGCCGAACGCGCACCGGTTCGCCGCCGTCTCCGTCTCCGCGCAGGAGATGCCCCGCGCCACCACGGCCTTCGGGGGTGTCGTGGAGCTGTGGGGCACCGGAGCGCGGGAGGCCGAGCGGCGCCTCGTGAAGCTCCTCGGTCCGCCCCCCGCGGAGAAGACCCCCACGCTCGGCGGCCGCCAGGGCCCGCGCTTCCCCCAGGAACAGCCGCACGTCTGGGGCGGCGTCCCCCGGCGCAACGTCCGCTTCACCGGCCGTGAGTCCACCATGCAGGCGGTGTACTCGACGCTCCAGCGGGCGCAGTCGGGCGCCGGCGTCGTGACCCTGTGGGGCATGTCGGGCGTCGGCAAGACGCAGATCGCCGCCGAGTACGTGCACCGCTTCCAGACGGAGTACGACGTCGTCTGGTGGGTCCCGGCCGACCAGCGCGGCATCCTCCGGCAGCGGCTCGCCGCCCTCGCGCCCGACCTCGGCCTCGTCACGGGCCACGAGTACGGCGAGCGGCTCCGCGCCGTCCGCGAGGCCCTGCGCCGCGGCCGCCCGTACTCCCGCTGGCTGCTCGTCCTGGACGGCGCCGACGACCCGGCGCCCATCGCGGACGACGTGCCGAGCGGCCCGGGCCACGTCCTCATCACCTCGCAGAACCGCCAGTGGGAGGACTACAACACCCATCTCCACACCGTGGGGACGTACGAGCGCGACGAGTCCGTCGCCTTCGTACGGCGGCGCGCGCCCCGCATCGACCCGGCCGAGGCCGACCTGCTCGCCGAGGCCCTCGGCGACCTGCCGCTCGCCCTCGACCAGACCGCCGGCTGGCTCAACGACGCCGCCATGTCCGTCCGGGACTACGTCGAACTCCTCCGCTCCGGCACGGACGTCGAGGCCAGCCTCCGTGTCGCGCCGGACTTCCCGATGACGTACTACATGGCGTTCTCGATACTGCTGAACCGCCTGCGCGAGACCGTCCCCGAGGCCGTGGACCTGCTGCGCCTGTGCTCCTACTTCGCGCCGGGCGCCATCCCCGTCCAGCTCGTCCGCTCCGTCCCGGCCGCCGACCTGCCCGAGCGCCTCGCCGAACTGCGGGAGGACCCCCTCCGCTGGAACGCCGCCATCAGCAAGCTCGTCCAGTACTCGGTCATCCGCTGGGAGATGCCGGAGCACCGCACGGACCCCGAGGACGGCACGATCCACCTGCACCGCATGGTCGCCCAGACCGTGCAGACGGGCATGTCCAAGGCCGACCAGGAGCAGTTCTCGCGCGCCGTGCGCCGCGCCCTGGCCGCCGCCGACCCGCAGCGCTTCAGCGACACCCGCCGCTGGTCCCGCTTCGCGAAGATCGTGCCGCACCTGGAGGCGTCCGGCGCGCTGCGCAGCCGCCACGGCGACATGCACCGGCTCATCCTCAACTGCCTCCACTACCTCTACAACGCCGGCGAGTACACCTCCGGCATCCAGCTCGCCCAGCGCACGGAGGCCGCCTGGCGCGACGTCCTCGGCTCCGACCACCCGCTGCTGTGGGAGCTGAGCTCCCAGTACGCCACCCTGCTGCGCGCCACCGGTGCCTACGCGCGCACCGAGCGCATCGACCGCGCCGTCATCGACCACCTGACGGCCGAGCGCGGCCCGGAGGACCTGACCGTCCTGCGCGCGCAGGAGGGCCTGAGCGCCGACCTGCGCGGCCTCGCCAGGTACGCGGAGTCGCTCCGTGTCAGCCGCCACGTCGAGGACACCTACCGCGGCCTCCTCGGGGACACCGACCCCCGCACGCTCAACGCCCAGAGCAACGTGGCCGACTCCCTGCGCCTCCTCGGCCGCTGGGCCGAGGCCGCGCGCACCGACCGGGAGAGCCTCCAGCTCCGCCGCGAGACCCTCGGCGCCCGGCACGCGTGGTCGCTCAGCTCGGAGCTCATGTACGCCTGGGACCTGCGCCTGCTCGGCCGCTACGCCGAGGCGCAGTCGATCCAGGAGCAGAGCGTCCACGTCCACCGGGAGATCCTCGGCAGGGACCACCCGCAGACGCAGATGGCCGAGCTGAACCTCGCGCTGTGCCTCCTGCGGTCCGGCGACCGGGGTGAGGCCCACGCCCGGCTGGCCGACCTCCTGGAGCGCGCCGAGCGCGTCACCGGCGAGCTGTCGCCGCAGACCCAGATCATCGCCACGGCCTACTCGTTCGTGCAGCGCGCCCACGGCAACCTCGACCAGGCCCGCGCCATCGGCGAGCGCGCGATGGAGCACTACCTCAGCACGCTCGGCGCCGAGCACCCCTTCACCATCGGCACCACGGTCAACCACGCCCTGGTCCTGCGCGCCGCGGGGGAGCGGCAGCAGTCCCACCTCATCACCGAGGAGTGCCTGGCCGACATGACGTCCGTCCTCGGCCCCGACCACCCCTGGACGCTCGGGGTCGCGATCAACGCCAGCGCCGGCCGCAGCCTGGAGGGCGACGTCGAGGGCGCAGCCGAGCTGAGCCGCGACACCGCGGGCCGCGCCGCCGCCGTCGTCGGCCGCACGCACCCGCTGTACCTGTCGGCGCAGGTCGCGTTCGCGACCGACCTGCGCAGCCTGCGCCTGCGGGACGAGGCCGACGCCGTCGAGGAGGACGCGCTCAACGGCCTGCTCACCACCCTCGGCTCCCAGCACGTCCACACGGTGAGCGCCCGCTCACGCGTCCGCCCCTACTGGGACTTCGAGCCCCTGCTCACCTGA